In Trichoderma atroviride chromosome 2, complete sequence, one DNA window encodes the following:
- a CDS encoding uncharacterized protein (EggNog:ENOG41~TransMembrane:1 (o1050-1071i)): MQSDIGSSAQLTGIEDDEYEKAAASIYHVADVCFEYFERLTSVGDVDPLVQQMHSTISDTENKDMPRDIRGIRNSFAFWVDYTGALASTGACLDDRLQDHEEIKEMVLELLEMILRNLYHLDENCDKNLAFFDEESQKRLAAVDSALDRLKILARAIRTASIKKQEQDLIRFTSEEDKNFHRIMITYIKRKYKNARPSLREHMGAYIAAQRRALMLKNRHANKLKASRTYRPSHTHKQQSKAIQETEDTNLSPWKLKLRRPLLATGSKATQASKMNKGVFLRKFPERQSQSTFSIRSSGSLWNEDSVEVKYPEMPHAKPGEKHTQCPYCLAPLEVAELEKENGAYWRRHINQDLHPYICLFPRCTNSSFAHQSEWSNHMTKFHSKEWPRKVHSTVWYCDLGHATPFEFDNEADWKTHMRDLSLHPSRSKPPTDAQLDTLVIKKQQSALRDPFVCPFCENKPSSIAVLGDRGNTADMEEYLIDHIASHIKSLLLKALPDFDCEATDTSKMSINFTSLPQNRLQNSDPSPRPLSGAEFVEDISLTFDDYDNETEYRSQILIRTPTVPIEPEYLVSQSEQDEFIASGIEVDRFFALVPDKDINFAWESILPESWRWDKSCFTMPTMEDDELLQSLWLKNKPDVTLFTLSDIYQEEPSERLRKVLRASLVTSARNNQKRFIPRGQLEIKCNIRAVAQELKRVYPSSDPEVREQLASLICHGQTRNSSAISQSYFDIFAILTLIDKAGLINFFWEHSLCDDDLPFHCTSDFKKMWSNNKKEKDHIQFPDGVDDEFIEAFARGQWSVLVPSFESPRSSSLRCNFYEFDDKTILPIINVSKNKHTGGFGVVERVQLHEEHHEFKHPHFALKTIHSMMRFDLKKALFEQELKAFQQAKPGSHLIDICAAFKKGENYSFLFPWADGGPLNHLWTKDPQTIVSKKQVQWPEFSQWICRQCHGIIRDLRAIHDPHDTSQTKDEADDDELYGIHSDIKPDNILHFTDDGTPLGILKVSDLGLMKFHRLVSRTVQSKSMGAAYQTYRSPEHDTGMMRSRKVDIWAFGCLFAEFITWAIAGQGGIDHFKNMRIEEDKHSPDPNKGEWSEDHFFTMRTGQPKQKDSVAEWFTDLTRGFGENTFFPQFLSFIQNSMLHPDRNARVDAKDVEQFLWRCLENDVNSSYWFFDGRLTAQYVLSRSSTEPSSWSQD; the protein is encoded by the exons ATGCAGAGTGACATAGGTAGCAGCGCTCAATTGACAGGAATCGAGGATGACGAATACGAGAAGGCAGCTGCCTCCATATATCACGTCGCTGATGTCTGCTTTGAGTACTTTGAGCGCCTTACATCAGTAGGCGATGTGGATCCTCTCGTTCAGCAGATGCATAGCACCATATCTGATACAGAGAACAAAGATATGCCTCGAGATATCAGGGGCATTCGGAATAGTTTTGCTTTCTGGGTTGATTACACTGGGGCTTTAGCCTCTACTGGTGCCTGTTTGGACGATAGGCTCCAAGATCATGAGGAAATCAAAGAGATGGTACTAGAATTACTAGAGATGATATTAAGAAATCTCTACCACT TGGACGAAAATTGTGACAAAAACTTGGCATTCTTCGATGAAGAGTCTCAGAAAAGGCTAGCTGCTGTCGATTCAGCCCTCGATAGGCTAAAAATATTAGCCAGGGCCATAAGAACAGCTTCAATTAAAAAGCAAGAGCAAGACCTCATTAGATTTACCAgcgaagaggacaagaaTTTTCACAGAATAATGATCACGTATATCAAGCGGAAATACAAAAATGCAAGACCAAGTCTCAGAGAACATATGGGAGCCTACATTGCTGCTCAACGCCGCGCATTGATGCTGAAGAACCGACATGCAAATAAGTTGAAAGCATCAAGGACATACAGACCATCACATACTCATAAGCAACAATCCAAGGCTATTCAAGAGACCGAGGACACCAACTTATCACCCTGGAAGCTCAAGCTGCGAAGACCTCTTCTAGCAACAGGCAGCAAAGCGACACAAGCATCTAAGATGAACAAAGGAGTATTTTTACGGAAATTTCCTGAACGACAATCACAGTCGACATTTTCTATTCGTAGCTCAGGCTCTTTATGGAATGAAGACTCCGTGGAAGTCAAATACCCGGAAATGCCACATGCGAAGCCTGGTGAGAAGCATACTCAATGTCCATATTGCTTGGCACCACTGGAAGtggctgagctggagaaggaaaacgGCGCGTACTGGAG GCGCCACATCAATCAAGATCTTCACCCTTACATATGTCTTTTCCCGCGCTGTACAAATTCTTCGTTCGCTCATCAGTCCGAATGGAGCAATCATATGACGAAGTTTCATTCCAAAGAATGGCCCAGAAAAGTGCATTCTACGGTATGGTACTGCGACCTTGGACATGCGACACCATTTGAGTTTGACAATGAAGCGGACTGGAAAACGCATATGCGGGATCTCTCGCTTCACCCAAGCCGTTCAAAACCACCGACTGATGCACAGCTTGATACGCTTGTCATTAAAAAACAGCAATCAGCTCTCCGTGATCCGTTTGTTTGCCCATTCTGCGAAAATAAACCCAGCTCGATTGCTGTCCTTGGAGATCGTGGAAACACAGCAGATATGGAAGAGTATTTGATAGATCACATTGCAAGCCATATCAAATCACTTTTACTTAAAGCACTACCAGACTTTGATTGCGAAGCCACAGACACCAGCAAGATGTCTATCAATTTTACAAGCTTACCGCAAAATCGTTTACAGAATTCTGATCCATCTCCACGACCTTTGAGCGGAGCAGAGTTTGTGGAAGACATTTCACTCACGTTCGATGATTATGACAATGAAACCGAGTATAGATCCCAAATTTTGATCCGAACTCCCACTGTCCCAATTGAACCGGAGTATCTGGTCTCGCAGTCAGAACAGGATGAATTTATTGCTAGTGGAATTGAAGTCGACCGTTTCTTCGCCCTTGTCCCTGACAAAGACATTAACTTCGCCTGGGAGTCTATCCTACCCGAaagctggcgctgggatAAATCCTGCTTCACTATGCCTACTatggaagatgacgaatTATTACAAAGCCTGTGGCTGAAAAACAAGCCTGATGTTACCTTGTTTACCTTGTCCGACATATACCAAGAAGAGCCATCTGAGCGTTTGAGAAAAGTATTGAGAGCATCTTTGGTGACCTCTGCACGCAATAACCAGAAGCGTTTTATACCACGTGGACAGCTGGAAATAAAATGCAATATAAGGGCAGTAGCGCAAGAATTAAAAAGGGTATATCCTAGTAGCGACCCTGAGGTTCGCGAACAACTCGCATCCCTGATATGTCACGGCCAAACTCGAAACTCATCCGCTATTTCTCAATCATATTTCGACATATTCGCCATTCTTACTCTTATTGATAAAGCTGGGCTTATAAACTTCTTTTGGGAGCATTCGTTATGCGACGACGACCTTCCGTTTCACTGCACTTCTGATTTTAAAAAGATGTGGTCAAAtaacaagaaagagaaagaccATATACAGTTTCCTGATGGAGTCGATGATGAATTCATTGAGGCCTTTGCTAGAGGGCAATGGTCGGTTCTGGTGCCATCCTTCGAGTCTCCGAGATCGAGCTCTTTGCGCTGTAACTTCTATGAGTTCGATGATAAGACTATACTACCTATCATCAACGTCTCAAAGAATAAGCACACGGGTGGCTTTGGGGTCGTTGAAAGGGTACAGTTACACGAGGAACATCATGAGTTT AAACACCCGCATTTTGCTCTCAAAACTATCCATTCCATGATGCGGTTCGATCTGAAGAAAGCATTGTTCGAGCAAGAACTAAAGGCTTTTCAACAAGCTAAACCAGGAAGTCATCTTATAGATATCTGTGCCGCGTTTAAAAAGGGAGAGAACTATAGCTTTCTGTTTCCGTGGGCAGATGGAGGCCCCCTCAATCATTTGTGGACCAAAGATCCACAAACAATTGTTTCAAAGAAACAAGTGCAATGGCCAGAATTTAGTCAGTGGATTTGCAGGCAATGCCATGGAATTATTCGAGATCTCCGAGCTATCCATGACCCGCACGACACGTCCCAAAcaaaagatgaagctgatgatgatgaactcTATGGAATTCACAGCGACATCAAGCCGGACAACATCTTACACTTTACTGACGATGGTACGCCATTGGGGATTCTCAAGGTTTCAGACTTGGGCCTTATGAAATTCCACAGACTCGTCTCTCGAACAGTGCAGTCGAAGTCTATGGGTGCCGCCTATCAGACATACAGATCACCTGAACACGACACAGGTATGATGCGATCAAGGAAAGTTGACATATGGGCATTTGGTTGTCTTTTTGCCGAGTTCATTACGTGGGCGATTGCGGGCCAGGGCGGGATTGACCATTTCAAAAACATGCgaatagaagaagacaaacaCTCCCCTGATCCAAACAAGGGTGAGTGGTCTGAAGACCACTTCTTCACAATGAGGACCGGACAACCGAAACAAAAAGACTCTGTCGCAGAG TGGTTTACAGACCTCACTAGGGGCTTTGGCGAAAATACATTCTTCCCACAATTCCTAAGTTTTATCCAAAACTCAATGCTTCATCCCGATAGAAATGCTCGAGTGGACGCCAAAGATGTTGAACAGTTCTTGTGGAGATGCTTAGAAAATGACGTCAATAGCTCATATTGGTTCTTTGACGGGAGATTGACGGCACAATACGTCCTCAGTAGGAGCTCAACAGAGCCAAGCTCTTGGTCGCAAGACTAA
- a CDS encoding uncharacterized protein (EggNog:ENOG41): MSFSFEMISKVSAPLCKHCLCIPARFGPQVARRYTSQAKPSTTQHQDTQQSSRQENDESQPTGDGHASEAEPGAMTRRLQEATEEALFSGGSAGRRAVQDAGFSEDLKEKLLSKIADAKFQHDHSSVLAAKDLSSAAGEGTRHIAAAAPWTGEEDAADTVLRMLDDAKKPLKPEFRGTFQPPVVDPRVRRAPVVHPRQRVVNARERASVYTGMGMKADKGLSDKEKEEMRKEFRSRFEPTARVMPATPSGLAALANEQIENAIARGQFKNIARGKGIEIDLARSNPFVDTTEYLLNRIIQRQEIVPPWIEKQQELAKTAHTLRSRLRTDWLRHVARMIASKGGSLEEKMARADDYAAAERLHNPRQGAGAAVASKPKQDSAENTDGLDLRPLPRPFRDPDWEKAEHAYLNLSIEQLNSITRSYNLMAPELAKKPYYSLQRELDACFADVAPLVSKEIKERATAPRATTKLTSKPSPYSGEGIMSGLTGRDSVKIYDTRAQPYGFKEWWKDVWKKE, encoded by the coding sequence ATGAGCTTCTCGTTTGAAATGATATCCAAAGTTTCAGCGCCCTTGTGTAAACATTGCCTGTGCATTCCGGCTCGGTTTGGCCCGCAAGTGGCGCGCCGATACACTTCACAGGCAAAGCCTTCGACAACGCAGCACCAAGACACCCAGCAAAGTTCACGCCAAGAAAACGACGAATCTCAACCCACTGGAGATGGTCATGCTTCTGAAGCGGAACCCGGGGCAATGACCCGGAGGCTTCAAGAGGCAACTGAAGAGGCGCTGTTCAGCGGCGGCTCAGCCGGTAGACGTGCCGTGCAGGATGCGGGATTCTCTGAAGACTTGAAGGAAAAGCTGCTGAGCAAAATTGCGGACGCAAAGTTTCAACACGACCATTCGAGTGTTTTGGCTGCAAAGGATCTCTCGTCTGCGGCGGGCGAAGGGACGAGGCAtattgccgctgctgcgccgtggacgggagaagaagatgcggcGGATACAGTGTTGAGGATGCTGGATGATGCGAAGAAGCCCCTGAAGCCGGAGTTTAGGGGCACTTTCCAGCCGCCTGTTGTTGATCCGCGGGTTAGACGGGCTCCTGTGGTGCATCCTCGCCAGAGGGTAGTGAATGCTCGGGAGAGGGCGTCTGTTTACACCGGCATGGGTATGAAGGCGGATAAAGGACTTAGCGAtaaagagaaggaggaaatgaGAAAAGAGTTTCGATCGAGGTTTGAGCCAACTGCGCGTGTCATGCCGGCGACGCCGTCAGGTTTGGCTGCGCTGGCGAATGAGCAGATTGAGAATGCCATTGCGAGGGGTCAGTTCAAGAACATTGCCCGCGGTAAGGGCATAGAAATTGATCTAGCGAGGAGTAACCCCTTTGTCGACACGACGGAGTATCTCTTGAATAGGATCATTCAGCGGCAGGAGATTGTGCCGCCGTGGatcgagaagcagcaggagctTGCCAAGACGGCGCATACGCTTCGCTCGAGGCTGAGGACTGATTGGTTGCGTCATGTTGCGAGGATGATTGCTTCGAAGGGGGGTTcgttggaggagaagatggctaGGGCAGATGATTATGCTGCGGCGGAGAGGCTGCATAATCCTAGACAAGGGGCTGGAGCAGCAGTAGCGAGTAAGCCAAAGCAGGACTCTGCAGAGAACACTGATGGGTTGGATttgaggccattgccgagaCCGTTTCGCGACCCGGACTGGGAAAAGGCGGAACATGCGTATTTGAACCTATCGATTGAGCAACTGAACAGCATCACGAGGAGTTACAATCTGATGGCTcccgagctggccaagaagccgTATTATTCTCTGCAGCGAGAATTAGATGCTTGTTTTGCAGACGTTGCGCCTTTGGTCTCCAAGGAGATTAAGGAAAGGGCTACGGCGCCGCGGGCTACTACGAAGTTGACGTCTAAGCCGTCTCCGTATTCGGGAGAGGGGATTATGAGTGGGTTGACGGGGAGGGATAGTGTGAAGATTTATGATACGAGGGCGCAGCCGTATGGGTTTAAGGAGTGGTGGAAGGATGTGTGGAAGAAGGAGTAA